In Streptomyces puniciscabiei, a single genomic region encodes these proteins:
- a CDS encoding response regulator: MTAEPAITLLIVDDHPVVRDGLRGMFESAPGFRVLGEAANGAEAVARTAALDPDVVLMDLRMPGGSGVDAIRELTRRGARAKVLVLTTYDTDSDTLPAIEAGATGYLLKDAPRDELFTAVRAAAEGRTVLSPAVASRLVHAVRTPRGADAEPLSAREREVLALVAKGASNREIARELFISEATVKTHLTHLYAKLGVKDRAAAVAVGYDRGILG; the protein is encoded by the coding sequence ATGACCGCTGAGCCCGCCATCACCCTCCTGATCGTCGACGACCACCCGGTGGTCCGCGACGGCCTGCGCGGCATGTTCGAGTCGGCCCCGGGCTTCCGGGTGCTCGGGGAGGCGGCGAACGGCGCCGAAGCGGTGGCCCGGACCGCGGCCCTGGACCCGGACGTGGTCCTGATGGACCTGCGGATGCCCGGCGGCTCCGGCGTGGACGCGATCCGCGAGCTGACCCGCCGGGGCGCCCGCGCGAAGGTCCTGGTCCTCACCACCTACGACACCGACTCCGACACCCTGCCCGCGATCGAGGCGGGCGCGACCGGCTACCTCCTCAAGGACGCCCCGCGCGACGAGCTGTTCACCGCCGTCCGCGCCGCCGCCGAGGGCCGTACGGTCCTCTCCCCGGCCGTGGCCTCCCGCCTGGTCCACGCGGTCCGCACCCCGCGCGGGGCCGACGCCGAGCCGCTGTCGGCCCGTGAGCGCGAGGTGCTGGCCCTGGTCGCCAAGGGCGCGTCGAACCGCGAGATCGCCCGTGAACTGTTCATCAGCGAGGCGACCGTGAAGACCCATCTGACCCACCTGTACGCCAAGTTGGGCGTGAAGGACCGCGCGGCGGCGGTGGCGGTGGGCTACGACCGGGGGATCCTGGGCTAG
- a CDS encoding ABC transporter ATP-binding protein, producing the protein MPSVIEVTDLRKSYGGRAVVDGVSFAVEEGEIFGILGPNGAGKTTTVECVEGLRVPDGGRVRVAGLDPVADHDEVARILGAQLQQSELQPKLTVREALELYASFHPDAADWRPLAERLGLTAKLGTRFARLSGGQRQRLFIALALVGNPRVVVLDELTTGLDPRARRDTWQLIEDVRASGVTVLLVTHFMEEAQRLCDRIAVIDKGRVAALDTPAGLIRRSAGATVISFTPSAPLDDDDLAALPAIASIERKDGRITLSGTDETVNAVITLLARHRVTAHQLRVLDATLDDAFLDLTEDRTDRTGDHTEEAAA; encoded by the coding sequence ATGCCATCCGTCATCGAAGTCACCGATCTGCGCAAGTCGTACGGCGGCCGGGCCGTCGTCGACGGCGTCTCCTTCGCCGTCGAGGAGGGCGAGATCTTCGGGATCCTCGGCCCGAACGGCGCCGGCAAGACCACCACCGTGGAGTGCGTCGAGGGGCTGCGGGTCCCCGACGGCGGCCGGGTCCGGGTCGCCGGCCTGGATCCCGTCGCCGACCACGACGAGGTCGCCCGGATTCTCGGCGCCCAGCTCCAGCAGAGCGAGCTGCAGCCCAAGCTGACCGTGCGCGAGGCGCTGGAGCTGTACGCCTCCTTCCACCCCGACGCGGCCGACTGGCGGCCGCTCGCCGAACGCCTCGGCCTCACCGCCAAGCTCGGCACCCGGTTCGCCAGGCTGTCCGGCGGGCAGCGGCAGCGGCTGTTCATCGCGCTGGCCCTCGTCGGCAACCCGCGCGTCGTCGTGCTGGACGAGCTGACCACCGGCCTGGACCCGCGGGCCCGCCGCGACACCTGGCAGCTGATCGAGGACGTCCGCGCGAGCGGCGTCACCGTGCTGCTCGTCACCCACTTCATGGAGGAGGCGCAGCGGCTGTGCGACCGGATCGCGGTGATCGACAAGGGCCGGGTGGCCGCCCTGGACACCCCGGCCGGGCTCATCCGCCGGTCGGCGGGCGCCACCGTCATCAGCTTCACCCCGTCGGCCCCGCTGGACGACGACGACCTCGCCGCCCTCCCGGCCATCGCCTCCATCGAGCGCAAGGACGGCCGGATCACGCTCTCCGGCACCGACGAGACCGTGAACGCGGTCATCACCCTGCTCGCCCGGCACCGCGTCACCGCCCATCAGCTGCGGGTGCTGGACGCCACCCTCGACGACGCGTTCCTGGACCTGACCGAGGACCGGACCGACCGGACCGGCGACCACACCGAGGAGGCCGCGGCATGA
- a CDS encoding ABC transporter ATP-binding protein, which yields MTTTTASTPTAEDDELPGPHREGDAGDGDVFDRDVLPAPPGATAALLRSLLAPMRARVTVTTLLLLLQQAAVQLGPLLVAYAIDSAVPAFRDHRHGPLVAVAVGYLLCALASGLLQSAFIEASARVSQDVLLDLRGRIFRHAQALSIDFHERYTSGRLISRSTTDVESLRELLNDGLQELVTVVLSFVYISAMLLWLDLGLGAVAVASFVPLYLLVRLYQRRAGRVYRARSTAIAAVIVKFVETMNGIRPVRAFRREAANDAEFAVLNRRHERTNGDALLEMARYVVGSRLVANTAVAGIVLWGAYRVASGSLELGVLAAAVLYLRRLYDPIDRLGMFLNSYQSAAASLEKVAGLLAQTPSVPEPAVPRELPPLKGDFPGREVVFDRVRFGYRTGGEVLPRFDLTLPAGQTVAVVGSTGAGKSTLAKLLARFYDPSDGRVLLDGVDLRELPVPELRRGVVMVTQEAFLFSGTVADNIAIGRPDATREEIERAAKAIGAHEFISALPDGYDTDVRKRGGRISAGQRQLVAFARALLADPAVLILDEATSSLDIPGERAVQRAMSTVLRGRTAVVIAHRLSTVEIADRVLVMEHGRIVEDGPPAELTGGTGRFADLHRAWRDSLA from the coding sequence TTGACCACCACGACCGCCTCCACGCCCACCGCCGAGGACGACGAACTCCCCGGCCCGCACCGGGAGGGCGACGCCGGTGACGGCGACGTCTTCGACCGGGACGTCCTGCCCGCCCCGCCCGGCGCCACGGCCGCCCTGCTGCGCTCCCTGCTCGCGCCGATGAGAGCCCGGGTGACCGTCACCACCCTCCTGCTCCTCCTCCAGCAGGCGGCGGTGCAGCTGGGCCCGTTGCTGGTGGCGTACGCCATCGACAGCGCCGTACCGGCGTTCCGGGACCACCGGCACGGCCCGCTGGTCGCGGTCGCCGTCGGCTATCTGCTGTGCGCCCTCGCCTCCGGTCTGCTGCAGTCCGCGTTCATCGAGGCCTCCGCCCGGGTCAGCCAGGACGTGCTGCTGGATCTGCGGGGCCGGATCTTCCGGCACGCGCAGGCGCTGAGCATCGACTTCCACGAGCGGTACACGTCCGGACGGCTGATCTCCCGCTCCACCACGGACGTGGAGTCGCTCCGCGAACTCCTCAACGACGGCCTGCAGGAGCTGGTGACCGTCGTGCTGTCCTTCGTCTACATCTCGGCGATGCTGCTGTGGCTGGATCTCGGCCTCGGCGCCGTCGCGGTGGCCTCGTTCGTGCCGCTGTACCTGCTCGTCCGGCTCTACCAGCGGCGGGCGGGACGGGTGTACCGGGCGCGGTCGACGGCGATCGCGGCGGTGATCGTGAAGTTCGTGGAGACGATGAACGGCATCCGTCCGGTGCGCGCCTTCCGCCGGGAGGCGGCCAACGACGCCGAGTTCGCCGTGCTCAACCGGCGGCACGAGCGGACCAACGGGGACGCGCTGCTGGAGATGGCCCGCTATGTGGTCGGCTCCCGGCTGGTGGCGAACACGGCGGTCGCGGGGATCGTGCTGTGGGGCGCCTACCGGGTGGCGTCCGGCTCGCTGGAGCTGGGTGTGCTGGCGGCGGCGGTGCTGTACCTGCGCCGGCTGTACGACCCGATCGACCGGCTGGGGATGTTCCTGAACTCCTACCAGTCGGCCGCCGCCTCCCTGGAGAAGGTCGCCGGGCTGCTGGCCCAGACCCCGTCCGTGCCGGAGCCGGCGGTCCCTCGTGAACTCCCGCCGCTGAAGGGGGACTTCCCGGGCCGCGAGGTCGTCTTCGACCGGGTCCGGTTCGGTTACCGCACCGGCGGCGAGGTCCTGCCCCGCTTCGATCTGACCCTGCCGGCCGGGCAGACGGTCGCCGTGGTCGGTTCCACGGGTGCCGGCAAGTCCACGCTCGCCAAGCTGCTCGCCCGCTTCTACGACCCCTCCGACGGCCGCGTGCTGCTGGACGGCGTGGATCTGCGCGAGCTGCCCGTGCCGGAACTGCGGCGCGGGGTGGTGATGGTGACCCAGGAGGCCTTCCTGTTCTCGGGCACGGTCGCCGACAACATCGCCATCGGCCGGCCCGACGCCACCCGGGAGGAGATCGAGCGGGCGGCGAAGGCGATCGGCGCGCACGAGTTCATCAGCGCCCTGCCCGACGGCTACGACACCGACGTCCGCAAGCGCGGCGGGCGCATCTCGGCCGGGCAGCGCCAACTGGTCGCCTTCGCCCGCGCGTTGCTCGCCGACCCGGCGGTGCTGATCCTGGACGAGGCGACCAGTTCGCTGGACATCCCGGGCGAGCGGGCCGTGCAGCGGGCGATGTCGACGGTGCTGCGGGGCCGTACGGCGGTGGTGATCGCGCACCGGCTGTCGACCGTGGAGATCGCGGACCGGGTGCTGGTGATGGAGCACGGCCGGATCGTCGAGGACGGCCCTCCGGCGGAACTGACCGGCGGCACGGGCCGGTTCGCGGATCTGCACCGGGCATGGCGGGACAGTCTGGCGTAG
- a CDS encoding ABC transporter transmembrane domain-containing protein, with protein sequence MIDAYEDPGTPDTRGGWRYLWWLVLRQPGRSAAGALLGSAWMVLMAAQPYLMARAVDEGLVPGRLGVLAAWSGVMFAVGSVNAWLSIMRHRTMTRVRMDANFRTVKVVVGHVVRLGAALPRRAGAGEVVTIGVGDVTTVAQALTVVGPGVGSAVVYVVVAGLLLAVSAPLAAVVLLGLPVIALVTGPLTLRLQGAESTYRERQGVLTARIGDLAGGLRVLNGLGGKGLFADAFRQDSRRLRAQGYRVGAVASWVQALGVGLPTLFLAVVTWLAARLAAQGSITVGELVAVYGYVAVLIGPVAFFVQMAYDLNRGVVAARRVVRLLRLEPEPDEGTLRAPEEPAELHDPASGVRVVPGRLTALAAARPAEAAAVVDRLGRFGPTDATWGGVRLDAVPLADVRGRILVADNEADLFAGPLREVVAAGHPADEAELGRALYAAAAEDVVRGLPEGTDSPVSGQGRSLSGGQRQRMRLVRALLADPEVLLALEPTSALDAHTEATVARRLREAREGRTTLVTSTSPLVLDHADTVVFLVDGKVAASGPHRRLLGAEPGYRALVARDTEGAVR encoded by the coding sequence ATGATCGACGCGTACGAGGATCCGGGCACCCCGGACACCCGCGGCGGCTGGCGCTACCTGTGGTGGCTGGTGCTGCGTCAGCCGGGGCGGTCGGCGGCCGGGGCGCTGCTGGGCAGTGCGTGGATGGTGCTGATGGCCGCGCAGCCGTATCTGATGGCGCGGGCCGTGGACGAGGGGCTGGTGCCGGGTCGGCTGGGGGTGCTGGCCGCGTGGAGCGGGGTGATGTTCGCGGTCGGGTCGGTCAACGCCTGGCTGAGCATCATGCGGCACCGCACGATGACCCGGGTGCGCATGGACGCCAACTTCCGCACGGTGAAGGTGGTCGTGGGCCATGTGGTGCGGCTCGGGGCCGCGCTGCCGCGCCGGGCGGGGGCCGGTGAGGTGGTGACGATCGGAGTCGGCGACGTGACGACCGTCGCGCAGGCGCTGACGGTGGTCGGTCCGGGCGTCGGCTCGGCCGTGGTGTATGTGGTCGTGGCCGGGCTGCTGCTGGCGGTCTCGGCACCGCTCGCCGCCGTCGTGCTGCTCGGGCTGCCGGTGATCGCGCTGGTCACCGGGCCGCTGACGCTGCGGCTGCAGGGCGCGGAGAGCACCTACCGGGAGCGGCAGGGTGTGCTGACCGCGCGCATCGGCGACCTCGCGGGCGGGCTGCGCGTCCTCAACGGCCTCGGCGGCAAGGGACTGTTCGCGGACGCCTTCCGGCAGGACTCGCGGCGGCTGCGCGCACAGGGCTACCGGGTGGGCGCGGTGGCCAGCTGGGTGCAGGCGCTCGGCGTGGGCCTGCCCACCCTGTTCCTGGCCGTGGTGACCTGGCTCGCGGCACGGCTCGCGGCCCAGGGATCCATCACCGTCGGCGAGTTGGTGGCGGTGTACGGCTATGTGGCCGTGCTGATCGGGCCGGTGGCGTTCTTCGTGCAGATGGCCTACGACCTGAACCGGGGTGTGGTGGCCGCGCGCCGAGTGGTACGGCTGCTGCGGCTGGAGCCGGAGCCGGACGAGGGCACGCTGCGGGCGCCCGAGGAACCGGCCGAGCTGCACGATCCGGCGTCGGGAGTGCGGGTGGTGCCGGGCCGGCTGACGGCGCTGGCCGCCGCCCGGCCCGCCGAGGCCGCCGCCGTGGTGGACCGGCTCGGCCGCTTCGGGCCGACCGACGCCACCTGGGGCGGGGTACGGCTGGACGCGGTCCCGCTGGCGGACGTGCGCGGGCGGATCCTGGTCGCGGACAACGAGGCCGACCTGTTCGCGGGGCCGCTGCGCGAGGTCGTGGCCGCCGGGCACCCCGCCGACGAGGCCGAGCTCGGCCGGGCGCTGTACGCGGCGGCCGCCGAGGACGTCGTACGCGGGCTGCCGGAGGGCACGGACTCGCCGGTGTCCGGGCAGGGCCGCAGCCTGTCGGGCGGGCAGCGGCAACGGATGCGGCTGGTAAGGGCGTTGCTGGCCGACCCCGAGGTGCTGCTCGCGCTCGAGCCGACCTCGGCGCTGGACGCGCACACCGAGGCGACGGTCGCCCGGCGGCTGCGCGAGGCGCGGGAGGGCCGTACGACGCTGGTGACGTCGACCTCGCCGCTGGTGCTGGACCACGCGGACACGGTCGTCTTCCTGGTCGACGGCAAGGTCGCGGCGAGCGGTCCCCACCGGCGGCTGCTCGGGGCGGAGCCGGGGTATCGGGCACTCGTCGCCCGGGACACGGAAGGAGCCGTACGGTGA
- a CDS encoding sensor histidine kinase: protein MTNTVRQEPRASFDGWGPYALLVVGVLAGALSARPVGMGRSAMAASAAMLAAGAVLQVCWGRVKRRQPGPSRAGACFYFLRWALGFALTWLNPFFAFYAVTGYYTAARELPGRLVLPGLFLTAVTVAGSEMGGMPPHGPVMWVGFFLTLGVNMGLVSLFTRYAQQEQARAVVQADTIAELERTNTALQQALDENAALHAQLLLQAREAGVADERRRLAAEIHDTIAQGLTGIIAQLQVVANAPDLVTARTHLERASALARHSLGEARRSVHNLAPVALAADGLPEALKKTVAEWGQRTGVRAEFTVTGTTEQLHDEVSATLLRIAQEALSNAGRHARPARVGVTLSFMGDEVTLDIRDDGTGFDPAAVPERSRSGGFGLPGMRARAERIAGSLTVESEPGNGTAVSARVPLVRDDR from the coding sequence ATGACGAACACCGTGCGGCAGGAGCCCCGGGCCTCCTTCGACGGTTGGGGGCCCTACGCGCTGCTGGTCGTCGGTGTCCTCGCGGGCGCCCTCTCCGCTCGCCCGGTCGGCATGGGCCGGTCCGCGATGGCCGCCTCGGCGGCAATGCTGGCCGCGGGTGCCGTCCTGCAGGTGTGCTGGGGAAGGGTGAAGCGGAGGCAGCCGGGTCCGAGCCGGGCCGGTGCCTGCTTCTACTTCCTGCGCTGGGCCCTCGGGTTCGCGCTGACGTGGCTCAACCCGTTCTTCGCCTTCTACGCCGTGACCGGCTACTACACCGCCGCCCGGGAGCTGCCCGGCCGGCTGGTGCTACCGGGTCTCTTCCTGACCGCGGTCACCGTGGCCGGCAGCGAGATGGGCGGCATGCCGCCGCACGGGCCGGTCATGTGGGTGGGGTTCTTCCTGACCCTGGGCGTCAACATGGGACTGGTCAGTCTGTTCACCCGGTACGCCCAGCAGGAGCAGGCCCGTGCCGTCGTCCAGGCCGACACCATCGCCGAACTGGAGCGCACCAACACCGCGTTGCAGCAGGCCCTGGACGAGAACGCGGCGCTGCACGCCCAGCTCCTGCTCCAGGCGCGGGAGGCCGGGGTCGCCGACGAGCGCCGCCGGCTCGCCGCCGAGATCCACGACACCATCGCCCAGGGCCTGACCGGGATCATCGCCCAGCTCCAGGTGGTGGCCAACGCCCCCGACCTGGTCACCGCCCGCACCCACCTGGAGCGCGCCTCCGCGCTCGCCCGGCACAGCCTCGGCGAGGCCCGCCGCTCGGTGCACAACCTGGCCCCGGTCGCCCTCGCCGCCGACGGGCTGCCGGAGGCGCTGAAGAAGACGGTCGCCGAATGGGGCCAACGCACCGGAGTGCGAGCCGAGTTCACGGTCACCGGAACCACCGAGCAGCTGCACGACGAGGTCTCGGCGACCCTGCTGCGCATCGCCCAGGAGGCCCTGTCCAACGCGGGCCGGCACGCCCGGCCGGCCCGGGTCGGGGTGACCCTGTCCTTCATGGGCGACGAGGTCACCCTCGACATCCGCGACGACGGCACCGGCTTCGACCCGGCCGCCGTACCGGAGCGCAGCCGCAGCGGCGGCTTCGGCCTGCCGGGGATGCGGGCCCGCGCCGAGCGCATCGCCGGCTCCCTCACGGTCGAGTCGGAGCCGGGCAACGGCACGGCGGTGTCGGCTCGCGTACCCTTGGTCCGCGATGACCGCTGA
- a CDS encoding ABC transporter ATP-binding protein gives MPTTRATTETDRSAVRTLLRLWPYVRPVRARLFTAAFVAVVASCTGLVIPLVLKWLVDGPVADHDPAGVWLGALYLLLLGIAEAVLFGVRRWLVARPLSHVEAEMRAGLYGHLQRLPVAFHDRWASGQLLSRGTTDLMLLRMFLAFPLTFLLVNGVTILVGVVIMLMQDWVLGLVILGPAIPVMWTCVVFERRYALVARRAQDQVGDLTTVVEESVLGIRIIKGFGRHRSQARAFRELAVTLRGTELRKARLLAVIWGVIVTLPELAIGAALVLGAIRVADGGLSAGTLVAFLSTALALRWPVDSIGFLLAMSQEAATATERYFEVMDEVPEDAGAGGGSHDPTPRGTAGLRFEGVSFRYPDAPPDSPPLLHDIDLHVRPGESMALVGATGSGKTTLTALVPRLHEVTSGRITLNGVDINAMRREELRAKVAVAFEEPTLFSTSVGENVLMGAPDGAGKPELDRALAVAQADFAHALPQGTDTRVGEQGLSLSGGQRQRLALARAVVGRPEFLVLDDPLSALDVHTEAAVEAALRQVLADTTALIVAHRPSTVLLADRVALLSGGRIAAVGTHHELLRTNAEYAHLMSGDDSGDASGDASGDASGDASGDASGDASGDEEDSR, from the coding sequence ATGCCCACGACACGTGCAACCACCGAGACCGACCGTTCCGCCGTACGCACGCTGCTGCGCCTGTGGCCGTACGTCCGCCCCGTGCGGGCGCGGCTGTTCACGGCCGCGTTCGTCGCGGTCGTCGCCTCCTGCACCGGGCTGGTGATCCCGCTCGTCCTGAAGTGGCTCGTGGACGGGCCGGTCGCCGACCATGACCCGGCGGGAGTCTGGCTCGGGGCGCTGTACCTGCTCCTGCTCGGAATCGCCGAGGCGGTCCTGTTCGGTGTACGGCGCTGGCTGGTGGCCCGACCCCTGTCGCACGTGGAGGCGGAGATGCGGGCGGGGCTGTACGGCCATCTGCAGCGGCTGCCCGTCGCCTTCCACGACCGCTGGGCCTCGGGCCAGTTGCTGTCGCGGGGCACGACCGACCTGATGCTGCTGCGTATGTTCCTCGCCTTCCCGCTGACGTTCCTGCTGGTCAACGGCGTCACGATCCTCGTCGGCGTGGTGATCATGCTGATGCAGGACTGGGTGCTGGGCCTGGTCATCCTCGGTCCCGCGATCCCCGTCATGTGGACCTGCGTGGTCTTCGAGCGGCGGTACGCCCTGGTGGCGCGGCGCGCGCAGGACCAGGTCGGCGACCTCACGACGGTGGTCGAGGAGAGCGTGCTCGGCATCCGCATCATCAAGGGCTTCGGCCGGCACCGCAGCCAGGCACGGGCGTTCCGCGAGCTGGCGGTCACCCTGCGCGGCACGGAACTGCGCAAGGCCCGGCTGCTGGCGGTCATCTGGGGTGTCATCGTGACCCTTCCCGAACTGGCCATCGGTGCGGCACTGGTGCTGGGCGCGATCCGGGTGGCCGACGGCGGCCTGTCGGCGGGCACGCTGGTCGCCTTCCTGAGCACCGCGCTCGCCCTGCGCTGGCCGGTCGACTCCATCGGCTTCCTGCTGGCGATGAGCCAGGAGGCGGCGACGGCGACGGAACGGTACTTCGAGGTGATGGACGAGGTACCGGAGGACGCGGGGGCCGGGGGCGGCTCGCACGACCCGACGCCACGAGGCACGGCGGGACTTCGGTTCGAGGGCGTCTCGTTCCGCTACCCCGACGCACCCCCAGACTCCCCGCCCCTCCTCCACGACATCGACCTCCACGTCCGCCCCGGCGAGTCCATGGCCCTGGTCGGAGCCACCGGCAGCGGGAAGACCACGCTCACCGCCCTCGTCCCCCGCCTGCACGAGGTCACCTCGGGCCGCATCACGCTCAACGGCGTGGACATCAACGCGATGCGCCGCGAGGAGCTGCGCGCCAAGGTCGCCGTCGCCTTCGAGGAGCCCACGCTGTTCTCCACGAGTGTCGGCGAGAACGTGCTGATGGGCGCTCCGGACGGCGCCGGCAAGCCTGAGCTCGACCGGGCGCTCGCCGTCGCGCAGGCGGACTTCGCGCACGCCCTCCCCCAGGGCACGGACACCCGCGTCGGCGAACAGGGCCTCAGCCTCTCCGGCGGCCAGCGGCAGCGCCTCGCGCTGGCCCGAGCGGTGGTCGGCAGACCGGAGTTCCTGGTGCTGGACGACCCGCTGTCCGCCCTGGACGTGCACACGGAGGCCGCCGTGGAGGCCGCGCTGCGGCAGGTCCTCGCCGACACCACCGCGCTGATCGTGGCCCACCGCCCGTCGACGGTGCTGCTCGCCGACCGCGTCGCCCTGCTCTCGGGCGGCCGGATCGCCGCCGTGGGCACCCATCACGAACTGCTGCGCACCAACGCCGAGTACGCGCATCTGATGTCCGGGGACGATTCCGGCGACGCTTCCGGGGACGCTTCCGGCGACGCTTCCGGCGACGCTTCCGGCGACGCTTCCGGCGACGCTTCCGGGGACGAGGAGGACTCCCGTTGA
- a CDS encoding ABC transporter permease: protein MNTAVLRTEFRLFRREPGAVFWIFLFPTLLLVILGSIPSFRHADKALGGLRPVDAYVPIAVLIALIMSGVQSLPQVLTGHRERGILRRMRLTPVRPSALLSAQMVVQGTVALASALLALAVGRLAFHVRLPEQAAGYLLALLLATAAALALGSVVSAVSRTTKIAGAIGSAVFFPMMFCAGLWLPVQEMPHTLARVVGLTPFGAAARALNEAAAGHWPGWTHVGVLAAWTVLLTAGAARWFRWE, encoded by the coding sequence ATGAACACCGCCGTCCTGCGCACCGAGTTCCGGCTGTTCCGCCGGGAACCCGGCGCCGTCTTCTGGATCTTCCTCTTCCCGACGCTGCTCCTGGTGATCCTCGGCTCGATCCCGTCGTTCCGGCACGCCGACAAGGCCCTGGGCGGGCTGCGGCCGGTCGACGCCTATGTGCCCATCGCCGTACTGATCGCCCTGATCATGTCCGGGGTGCAGTCGCTGCCCCAGGTGCTGACCGGCCACCGGGAGCGGGGCATCCTGCGCCGGATGCGGCTCACCCCCGTACGACCCTCCGCCCTGCTGTCCGCGCAGATGGTCGTGCAGGGCACGGTGGCGCTGGCCTCGGCGCTGCTCGCGCTCGCCGTCGGCCGGCTCGCCTTCCACGTACGGCTGCCCGAGCAGGCGGCCGGCTATCTGCTGGCGCTGCTCCTCGCGACCGCCGCGGCCCTCGCCCTCGGATCCGTCGTCTCCGCGGTGTCCCGCACCACGAAGATCGCCGGCGCGATCGGCTCGGCGGTGTTCTTCCCGATGATGTTCTGCGCGGGTCTGTGGCTGCCGGTGCAGGAGATGCCGCACACGCTGGCCCGGGTGGTCGGCCTGACCCCGTTCGGCGCGGCGGCCCGTGCCCTGAACGAGGCCGCGGCCGGGCACTGGCCCGGCTGGACGCACGTGGGCGTGCTCGCGGCCTGGACGGTGCTGCTCACGGCGGGGGCGGCCCGCTGGTTCCGCTGGGAGTGA
- a CDS encoding ABC transporter ATP-binding protein, with protein MTVGEGLLPVAGPARVRRAALRLVRADGRAFAAALLLNTLAAGAGLVGPWLVGRIVDEVRGGQGTGAVDRLAPWILVCALAQLLLARWARYVGYRFGERTLARVREEYVERVLALPASVVERAGTGDLTARGTADVAIVGTTLRDVGPELLVSAVQALFVLVAVFALDPLLGAFGLLGLTPIWLALRWYLRRARDGYLAEGAATSQVAEIIASTAAGARTVEAFGLRGRRVAASRDALEEARRTRLYTLFLRTMFFPAVEVTYTVPVVGVLLLGGWLHQRGAVGVGAVVAAALYLRQFTEPLDQILMRVEQLQSSSASFARVEGLAQAPRGESPAGSPVPADDRIDVRGVRYAYERGGEVLRGVDLTVRSGERLAVVGPSGAGKTTLSRLLAGIDRPGTGEVTVGGVPVAELAPELLRRQVVLVTQEHHVFHGTVRDNLLIAEPEATDEELWAALATVGADDWVRALPDGLGTRLGAGGRATDGSQAQQLALARVVLADPHTLILDEATALLDPTTARHAEHALAAVLQGRTVIAIAHRLHTAHDADRVAVMEDGRLTELGTHEDLVTAGGAYANLWRTWHGDTGEAPNSLVG; from the coding sequence GTGACGGTGGGTGAGGGGCTGCTGCCGGTGGCAGGGCCGGCCCGGGTGCGGCGGGCCGCGCTGCGGCTGGTGCGGGCCGACGGGCGGGCGTTCGCCGCCGCGCTGCTGCTGAACACGCTGGCGGCGGGGGCCGGGCTGGTCGGGCCGTGGTTGGTCGGGCGGATCGTGGACGAGGTGCGGGGCGGGCAGGGGACCGGCGCGGTGGACCGGCTCGCGCCGTGGATCCTGGTGTGCGCGCTGGCCCAGCTGCTGCTGGCCCGCTGGGCGCGTTACGTCGGGTACCGGTTCGGGGAGCGGACGCTGGCCCGGGTGCGCGAGGAGTACGTCGAGCGGGTGCTGGCGCTGCCGGCGTCCGTGGTGGAGCGGGCCGGCACCGGCGATCTGACCGCGCGCGGCACGGCGGACGTGGCGATCGTCGGCACCACCCTGCGGGACGTCGGCCCGGAGCTGCTGGTCAGCGCCGTGCAGGCACTGTTCGTCCTGGTGGCGGTGTTCGCGCTCGACCCGCTGCTGGGGGCGTTCGGGCTGCTCGGGCTGACCCCGATCTGGCTGGCGCTGCGCTGGTATCTGCGGCGGGCCCGGGACGGCTATCTCGCCGAGGGCGCGGCCACCTCCCAGGTCGCGGAGATCATCGCCTCGACGGCGGCCGGCGCCCGGACGGTCGAGGCCTTCGGGCTGCGGGGGCGACGGGTGGCGGCGAGCCGGGACGCGCTGGAGGAGGCCCGCCGTACCCGTCTGTACACGCTGTTCCTGCGCACGATGTTCTTCCCGGCGGTCGAGGTGACGTACACCGTGCCCGTGGTGGGCGTACTGCTGCTCGGCGGCTGGCTGCACCAGCGGGGCGCGGTCGGCGTCGGCGCGGTGGTGGCGGCGGCACTGTACCTGCGGCAGTTCACCGAGCCGCTGGACCAGATCCTGATGCGCGTGGAGCAACTGCAGAGCAGCAGCGCCTCGTTCGCCCGCGTGGAGGGGCTGGCGCAGGCCCCGCGCGGGGAGAGTCCGGCCGGGTCCCCGGTTCCGGCGGACGACCGGATCGACGTGCGCGGGGTCCGGTACGCCTACGAGCGCGGCGGCGAGGTGCTGCGCGGGGTGGACCTGACGGTACGGTCCGGGGAGCGGCTGGCGGTGGTGGGCCCCTCCGGCGCCGGGAAGACGACCCTCAGCCGGCTCCTCGCGGGCATCGACCGGCCCGGCACGGGCGAGGTGACGGTGGGCGGGGTGCCGGTGGCCGAGCTGGCGCCGGAGCTGCTGCGCCGCCAGGTGGTCCTGGTGACACAGGAACACCATGTGTTCCACGGCACGGTCCGCGACAACCTGCTGATCGCCGAGCCGGAGGCCACGGACGAGGAGCTGTGGGCGGCGCTCGCGACGGTCGGGGCCGACGACTGGGTCCGGGCCCTGCCGGACGGCCTCGGCACCCGGCTGGGCGCGGGCGGCCGCGCAACCGACGGCTCCCAGGCGCAGCAACTCGCCCTGGCGCGGGTGGTGCTGGCCGACCCGCACACGCTGATCCTGGACGAGGCGACCGCGCTGCTGGACCCCACGACGGCCCGGCACGCCGAACACGCCCTCGCCGCCGTCCTCCAGGGCCGTACGGTCATCGCCATCGCACACCGGCTCCACACCGCCCACGACGCCGACCGGGTGGCGGTCATGGAGGACGGCCGTCTGACGGAACTGGGCACCCACGAGGACCTGGTGACGGCCGGCGGCGCCTACGCGAACCTGTGGCGGACCTGGCACGGGGATACCGGCGAGGCTCCCAACTCCCTTGTCGGGTAA